One genomic segment of Sminthopsis crassicaudata isolate SCR6 chromosome 2, ASM4859323v1, whole genome shotgun sequence includes these proteins:
- the SEC11A gene encoding signal peptidase complex catalytic subunit SEC11A isoform X1 — MLSLDFLDDVRRMNKRQLYYQVLNFGMIVSSALMIWKGLMVVTGSESPIVVVLSGSMEPAFHRGDLLFLTNRIEDPIRVGEIVVFKIEGREIPIVHRVLKIHERQDGHVKFLTKGDNNAVDDRGLYKQGQLWLEKKDVVGRARGFVPYIGIVTILMNDYPKFKYAVLFLLGLFVLVHRE; from the exons ATGCTGTCCCTGGACTTCTTGGACGATGTGCGGCGGATGAACAAGCGGCAG CTATATTATCAAGTCCTAAACTTTGGGATGATTGTCTCCTCAGCCTTAATGATCTGGAAAGGATTAATGGTAGTAACTGGAAGTGAAAGCCCAATTGTAGTGGTGCTCag tgGAAGCATGGAACCTGCATTTCACAGAGGGGATCTTCTCTTTTTAACCAATCGAATTGAAGATCCCATAAGAGTAGGAGAGATTGTTGTCTTTAAgatagaaggaagggaaattCCAATTGTTCACCGAGTCTTGAAAATTCATGAAAG GCAAGATGGACATGTCAAGTTTTTGACCAAAGGAGACAATAATGCTGTTGATGATCGAGGACTGTATAAGCAAGGACAGCTCTGGCTAGAGAAGAAAGACGTGGTGGGACGAGCAAGAGG ATTTGTTCCTTATATTGGAATTGTGACGATTCTTATGAATGACTATCCTAAATTTAAG TATGCAGTTCTCTTTTTACTGGGTTTATTTGTCCTGGTTCATCGGGAATAA
- the SEC11A gene encoding signal peptidase complex catalytic subunit SEC11A isoform X2 translates to MIVSSALMIWKGLMVVTGSESPIVVVLSGSMEPAFHRGDLLFLTNRIEDPIRVGEIVVFKIEGREIPIVHRVLKIHERQDGHVKFLTKGDNNAVDDRGLYKQGQLWLEKKDVVGRARGFVPYIGIVTILMNDYPKFKYAVLFLLGLFVLVHRE, encoded by the exons ATGATTGTCTCCTCAGCCTTAATGATCTGGAAAGGATTAATGGTAGTAACTGGAAGTGAAAGCCCAATTGTAGTGGTGCTCag tgGAAGCATGGAACCTGCATTTCACAGAGGGGATCTTCTCTTTTTAACCAATCGAATTGAAGATCCCATAAGAGTAGGAGAGATTGTTGTCTTTAAgatagaaggaagggaaattCCAATTGTTCACCGAGTCTTGAAAATTCATGAAAG GCAAGATGGACATGTCAAGTTTTTGACCAAAGGAGACAATAATGCTGTTGATGATCGAGGACTGTATAAGCAAGGACAGCTCTGGCTAGAGAAGAAAGACGTGGTGGGACGAGCAAGAGG ATTTGTTCCTTATATTGGAATTGTGACGATTCTTATGAATGACTATCCTAAATTTAAG TATGCAGTTCTCTTTTTACTGGGTTTATTTGTCCTGGTTCATCGGGAATAA